Proteins co-encoded in one Cupriavidus metallidurans CH34 genomic window:
- a CDS encoding TenA family transcriptional regulator: MAELMNREEFRTALENAIKGKSANQAPFSKAWASGELSREHLARWAENHYHYVGPFADYLGYIYARTPDHMTEAKDFLLANMYEEEIGGDRHTDLLIRFAEACGTTRERVVSPDNMSPTTRGLQSWCYAVAMREDPVVAVAGLVVGLESQVPSIYRKQTPTLREKYGFTDEEVEFFDLHIVSDEIHGERGYQIVLEHANTPELQQRCLKICEIGAQMRLLYTTALYYDYVDTKAQAAA; this comes from the coding sequence ATGGCCGAACTGATGAACCGTGAAGAATTCCGCACCGCGCTCGAGAACGCGATCAAGGGCAAGAGCGCCAACCAGGCCCCCTTCAGCAAGGCCTGGGCCAGCGGCGAACTGAGCCGCGAGCATCTGGCGCGCTGGGCAGAGAACCACTATCACTATGTCGGCCCGTTCGCGGACTACCTGGGCTACATCTACGCCCGCACGCCCGATCACATGACCGAGGCCAAGGACTTCCTGCTGGCCAATATGTACGAGGAAGAGATCGGCGGCGACCGCCATACCGATCTGCTGATCCGCTTTGCCGAAGCCTGCGGCACCACGCGCGAACGTGTGGTGAGCCCGGACAACATGTCGCCGACCACGCGCGGCCTGCAAAGCTGGTGCTACGCCGTGGCCATGCGCGAAGATCCGGTGGTGGCCGTGGCTGGTCTGGTGGTGGGCCTGGAATCGCAAGTGCCGTCGATCTATCGCAAGCAAACGCCGACGCTGCGCGAGAAGTATGGCTTCACCGACGAGGAAGTCGAGTTCTTCGACCTCCACATCGTGTCCGACGAGATCCACGGTGAGCGCGGCTACCAGATCGTGCTGGAGCACGCCAACACGCCCGAGTTGCAGCAACGCTGCCTGAAGATCTGCGAAATCGGCGCCCAGATGCGCCTGCTGTACACGACGGCGCTCTATTACGACTACGTCGACACCAAGGCACAAGCCGCAGCCTGA
- a CDS encoding 2Fe-2S iron-sulfur cluster-binding protein: MPKVVFHKNGQVFVDEVKPETNLVVRAGIKQFPYPNLRYECGMGKCSKCACRVLSGAEHLPPPNWKEKKQLGDRLDQGFRLTCQIWLTHDIELEQEELAA; encoded by the coding sequence ATGCCGAAAGTTGTCTTTCACAAGAACGGCCAGGTCTTCGTGGACGAGGTCAAGCCAGAAACCAACCTCGTGGTGCGCGCGGGCATCAAGCAGTTTCCCTATCCGAACCTGCGCTACGAATGCGGCATGGGCAAGTGCTCGAAATGCGCGTGCCGCGTGCTGTCCGGCGCGGAGCATCTGCCTCCGCCGAACTGGAAGGAGAAGAAGCAGCTCGGCGACCGGCTCGATCAGGGCTTCCGGCTGACCTGCCAGATCTGGCTCACGCACGACATCGAGCTCGAGCAGGAAGAACTGGCCGCCTGA
- a CDS encoding 2Fe-2S iron-sulfur cluster-binding protein, whose translation MEITFVTNGEKTVNAPENSNLLRVSLREQGGIPFKCGGGICGTCKCRIERGLEHTDAVKPKERKHLSDDDLRAGYRMACQTFVKGDIAVSW comes from the coding sequence ATCGAAATCACGTTCGTGACCAACGGCGAAAAGACCGTCAACGCGCCGGAGAACAGCAATCTGCTGCGCGTGTCCCTGCGCGAGCAGGGCGGCATTCCGTTCAAGTGCGGAGGGGGGATCTGCGGCACCTGCAAGTGCCGCATCGAACGCGGGCTGGAACACACCGACGCGGTCAAGCCGAAAGAGCGCAAGCATCTCAGCGACGACGATCTGCGCGCTGGCTATCGCATGGCTTGCCAGACGTTCGTGAAGGGGGATATCGCGGTTTCCTGGTAA
- a CDS encoding IclR family transcriptional regulator gives MANPADTATSRAPVAGATEKPSDSYVQSFARGLSVIRAFNASHPAQTLTEIAQASGLTRAGARRILLTLVGLGYVQNDGRLFRLTPKILDLGFAYLTSMPFWNLAEPIMEALSQSVHESCSISVLDGTEIVYVLRVPARKIMTINLSIGSRLPAYCSSMGRVLLSGLDQEELDRVLHASDLRPRTRRTVTDIGELKTLIGEIRERGWAQNDQELEEGLVSLSAPIRNRGGQVIAAINISGQANRTSAQEMVERFLPPLLEAAGKISAMVGLRT, from the coding sequence ATGGCGAACCCAGCCGATACCGCAACGTCCCGCGCGCCCGTAGCCGGCGCCACCGAAAAGCCAAGCGACAGCTACGTGCAGTCCTTCGCACGCGGCCTGTCGGTGATTCGCGCCTTCAATGCCAGCCACCCCGCGCAAACGCTGACCGAGATCGCCCAGGCCAGTGGCCTGACGCGCGCCGGCGCGCGACGCATCCTGCTCACGCTGGTGGGGCTCGGCTATGTGCAGAACGACGGCCGGCTGTTCCGGCTCACGCCAAAGATCCTCGATCTCGGCTTCGCCTATCTGACGTCGATGCCGTTCTGGAATCTGGCCGAGCCGATCATGGAGGCGCTGTCGCAGTCGGTCCATGAAAGCTGCTCGATCTCGGTGCTGGACGGCACGGAAATCGTCTATGTGCTGCGCGTGCCCGCACGCAAGATCATGACGATCAACCTGTCGATCGGCAGCCGCCTGCCGGCCTACTGTTCGTCGATGGGACGCGTGCTGCTGTCGGGACTGGATCAGGAAGAACTCGATCGCGTGCTGCACGCGTCGGACCTGCGGCCGCGCACGCGCCGCACCGTGACCGATATCGGCGAATTGAAGACGCTGATTGGCGAGATTCGCGAGCGCGGCTGGGCGCAGAACGACCAGGAGTTGGAGGAGGGGCTGGTTTCGCTGTCCGCCCCGATCCGGAATCGCGGCGGTCAGGTCATCGCCGCGATCAACATCAGCGGCCAGGCCAATCGCACGAGCGCGCAAGAGATGGTGGAGCGCTTCCTGCCGCCGCTGCTGGAAGCAGCGGGCAAGATTTCAGCGATGGTGGGGCTGCGTACCTGA
- a CDS encoding ornithine cyclodeaminase family protein, whose protein sequence is MLHITDTLIDRHVTAADAQAAMLDAFRSFGRGQAAMQERIRTEAGGVKLSTLGAVIPDQQVAGAKVYTTIAGQFSFVILLFSTVDGRPLASFDAGAITRLRTAACTVLAAKRLARSDAQTLALFGAGTQGVQHALQLSAALPFQRILICDPYADAEAATRLSAQCGVSVSFAQAEEAVAAADIIVTASRSTTPLFPGAIVKPGTFIAAIGSSLPHTRELDDVALSRAAAVVVEWRPQSLREAGDLVLADKAVLPDEKIVELADVLLDTAPTRKHADDILIYKSVGVGLEDVALAGIAYQRITAAQAAAA, encoded by the coding sequence ATGCTCCATATCACCGACACCCTGATCGATCGCCACGTCACGGCCGCCGATGCGCAGGCCGCGATGCTCGACGCCTTCCGCAGCTTTGGCCGCGGGCAGGCCGCCATGCAGGAACGCATCCGCACGGAGGCCGGCGGTGTGAAGCTTTCGACGCTGGGCGCGGTAATCCCGGATCAGCAGGTAGCCGGCGCCAAGGTTTACACGACGATCGCCGGTCAGTTCTCCTTTGTCATCCTGCTGTTTTCGACGGTTGACGGACGCCCGCTGGCTTCGTTCGACGCTGGCGCCATCACGCGGCTGCGCACTGCGGCCTGCACCGTGTTGGCCGCAAAGCGGTTGGCGCGCTCCGATGCGCAAACCCTGGCGCTCTTCGGCGCAGGCACGCAGGGCGTGCAGCACGCATTGCAACTGTCGGCCGCGCTGCCGTTCCAGCGCATCCTGATCTGTGATCCGTATGCCGATGCCGAGGCCGCCACGCGCCTGTCTGCCCAATGCGGCGTTTCCGTGTCATTCGCGCAAGCCGAGGAAGCGGTCGCTGCGGCCGACATCATCGTCACAGCCTCACGCTCGACCACGCCACTGTTCCCTGGCGCCATCGTCAAGCCGGGCACGTTTATCGCGGCGATCGGGTCGAGCCTGCCGCACACACGCGAGTTGGACGATGTAGCGCTGTCGCGCGCCGCTGCAGTGGTCGTCGAATGGCGCCCGCAGTCGCTGCGGGAGGCCGGCGACCTGGTGCTCGCCGACAAGGCAGTGCTACCGGACGAAAAGATCGTGGAACTGGCCGATGTACTGCTCGACACCGCGCCCACGCGCAAGCATGCCGACGACATCCTGATCTACAAGTCGGTCGGCGTGGGACTCGAGGATGTCGCGCTGGCCGGTATTGCCTATCAACGCATCACCGCCGCCCAAGCCGCGGCTGCCTGA